From the Acidobacteriota bacterium genome, one window contains:
- a CDS encoding MoxR family ATPase — protein MSESFSRFSGTDSYITSPELRHAVNVAAAIERPLLVRGEPGTGKTLLATAVAEDFGLELIPWNVKSTSKAADGLYVYDTVKRLQDSRFGDHDVSDIRQYIQLGPLGRALTADQQVVLLIDEIDKADLEFPNDLLHELDVMEFTVIETGDRHRASRRPIVVITSNAEKELPDPFLRRCIFHFIEFPDEELMTRIVRVHHPEIEKKLLEQCLARFYWLRKVKGLRKRPSTSELVDWIGALIAAGVQPGLLAQEIPFLGALIKKEEDVEAVGKAMAGSSARWPQEDA, from the coding sequence ATGAGCGAGAGCTTCAGTCGTTTTTCGGGAACGGACAGTTACATCACGTCGCCGGAACTCCGTCACGCGGTCAACGTAGCGGCGGCGATCGAACGACCGTTGCTGGTTCGAGGCGAACCGGGCACAGGCAAGACTCTGCTGGCGACGGCGGTCGCCGAAGATTTTGGGCTGGAGCTGATTCCCTGGAACGTCAAATCCACCTCCAAGGCGGCGGACGGGCTGTACGTGTATGACACGGTCAAACGGCTGCAGGACAGCCGGTTCGGTGATCACGATGTCTCCGACATCCGCCAATACATTCAGCTCGGACCTCTCGGTCGTGCGTTGACGGCGGATCAGCAGGTGGTTTTGTTGATCGACGAGATCGACAAGGCCGACCTCGAGTTCCCCAACGATCTCCTGCACGAGCTGGACGTCATGGAGTTCACCGTGATCGAGACCGGCGACAGACACCGCGCCAGCCGGCGTCCGATTGTTGTGATTACCTCGAACGCGGAGAAGGAGTTGCCGGACCCATTCCTGCGGCGGTGCATCTTTCACTTCATCGAGTTCCCGGACGAGGAACTCATGACCCGCATCGTGCGGGTTCATCATCCGGAAATCGAGAAGAAGCTCCTCGAGCAGTGCCTGGCACGCTTCTATTGGCTGCGCAAGGTGAAGGGATTACGAAAACGACCGTCCACCTCAGAGCTTGTCGACTGGATCGGAGCGCTGATTGCGGCGGGCGTACAGCCCGGGCTGCTGGCACAGGAGATTCCGTTCCTCGGTGCACTGATCAAGAAGGAGGAGGACGTCGAGGCCGTCGGCAAAGCGATGGCGGGTTCCTCTGCGAGGTGGCCCCAGGAAGATGCCTGA
- a CDS encoding VWA domain-containing protein, producing MPETTSSQPGHTGVLLPFFYRLRAHGLKVTPQQWLTVMEGLARGLHGSSLMGFYSLARGILVKDEAELDDFDLCFAAHFKGIEAELSEIDRAVWDWLANTVSPPTIDPEWLKVMDAVDVEGLRAEFERRLQQQSERHDGGDFWVGTGGTSAFGHSGGHPGGIRVGGDHGAGTAVQVAAERRYQEHRKDRVLDTRQLSVALTKLRALERTGPADELDLDDTIDRTAREGGELELVFKPPRENRLGLLLAMDVGGSMWPFKHLVDTLFSAAHQARHFKSFEHVYFHNCIYERVYGNAAFSEKIPLAELFRDFDRETRLVLVGDAYMYPGELTDRFGAIDWTERNERPGIDYLERVRDHFAHCAWLNPMGEGSWDAPSIRLIRRLFPMYPLTVQGVEDL from the coding sequence ATGCCTGAAACGACTTCTTCCCAACCGGGCCACACCGGGGTCCTCTTGCCCTTCTTTTACCGCCTCCGCGCTCACGGGTTGAAGGTCACGCCGCAACAGTGGCTCACCGTGATGGAAGGGCTTGCAAGGGGGCTGCACGGCTCGTCGCTGATGGGTTTCTACTCGCTTGCCCGCGGGATCTTGGTCAAGGACGAGGCCGAGCTGGACGACTTCGACCTGTGCTTCGCGGCTCATTTCAAGGGCATAGAGGCAGAACTGTCGGAGATCGACCGGGCGGTCTGGGATTGGCTCGCAAACACGGTGTCCCCGCCGACCATCGACCCTGAGTGGTTGAAGGTGATGGACGCGGTCGACGTTGAGGGACTCCGCGCCGAGTTCGAGAGAAGACTGCAGCAGCAGAGTGAACGTCACGACGGGGGTGATTTCTGGGTCGGCACTGGCGGGACCTCGGCCTTTGGCCACTCTGGCGGCCATCCCGGCGGGATACGGGTGGGCGGTGACCATGGGGCCGGCACTGCGGTCCAGGTGGCGGCCGAACGGCGGTACCAGGAGCATCGAAAAGACCGGGTTCTCGACACCCGGCAGTTGAGTGTCGCGCTGACGAAGCTGCGTGCCCTCGAGCGAACGGGACCGGCTGACGAACTCGACCTTGACGACACAATCGATCGCACGGCCCGCGAGGGCGGAGAGCTCGAGCTGGTCTTCAAACCGCCGCGCGAAAACCGGCTTGGCCTGCTTTTGGCGATGGATGTCGGTGGTTCCATGTGGCCATTCAAGCATCTGGTCGACACGCTTTTTTCGGCCGCCCACCAGGCTCGGCATTTCAAGAGCTTCGAGCACGTGTACTTCCACAACTGCATCTACGAAAGGGTTTACGGCAATGCGGCATTTTCCGAGAAGATCCCGCTTGCCGAGCTATTCAGGGATTTTGATCGGGAGACAAGGCTGGTTCTCGTCGGCGACGCTTACATGTATCCGGGAGAACTGACGGATCGTTTCGGCGCGATCGATTGGACCGAACGCAACGAACGACCCGGAATCGACTATCTCGAGCGTGTGCGTGATCATTTCGCGCACTGCGCATGGCTCAACCCGATGGGTGAGGGCTCGTGGGATGCACCGTCTATCCGCCTCATTCGCCGCTTATTCCCCATGTACCCGTTGACGGTGCAAGGGGTCGAGGATCT
- a CDS encoding mandelate racemase/muconate lactonizing enzyme family protein has protein sequence MDSKETTSRVARVELFHVAIPLPATFRPAWIPGMPSNENRFTLVRITTEDGVEGYSAGPSIGRERAGLGDLLGPYLLGEDACDITLIQQRLREIGYLGWRNWWVEPAFWDIRGKLAGKPVCEMLGGSPCTVRLYASTGEVKDPAARIQEIEARYAEGFRTVKLRVHEHDEKEDIRHVVETTKAVGNRMNIAVDANQGWRVTIVGDSPLWDLERAKRFADTCADQGVAWIEEPLPMDSYDDLTRLTDYSAVPIAGGELHSSGLPEIRMMIERRCYDIFQPDAVFAGGIAQTAEIIREVREHGLAYSPHTWTNGIGFAVNLQLFAASGFTGERELEYPLAPPGWTVEARDGILEEPFHHDQGTLETPKSPGLGITIDRKALGRWGTRFFVMDRKRLIWFSLRHRGIKASKEIDRERRRRIARSTP, from the coding sequence ATGGACTCCAAAGAGACAACGAGCCGTGTCGCCAGGGTCGAGCTTTTTCACGTCGCCATCCCCCTGCCAGCTACCTTTCGACCGGCCTGGATTCCGGGCATGCCGTCGAACGAAAACCGGTTCACGCTGGTCAGAATCACGACCGAAGACGGTGTCGAAGGTTACAGTGCCGGACCGTCCATCGGCCGGGAGCGCGCAGGGCTCGGCGATCTGCTTGGACCCTACCTCCTCGGTGAGGACGCCTGCGATATAACCCTCATCCAGCAGCGCCTGCGCGAAATCGGGTATCTCGGATGGCGAAACTGGTGGGTCGAGCCCGCGTTCTGGGACATCCGTGGAAAGCTCGCCGGCAAGCCGGTCTGCGAGATGCTGGGCGGCTCGCCTTGCACCGTCCGCCTCTACGCCTCGACCGGCGAGGTCAAGGATCCTGCGGCGCGAATTCAGGAAATCGAGGCGCGGTACGCGGAAGGCTTCCGAACGGTAAAGCTCAGGGTCCACGAACACGACGAGAAGGAAGACATCCGCCACGTGGTCGAGACGACCAAAGCGGTGGGTAATCGAATGAATATCGCGGTCGACGCCAACCAGGGCTGGCGAGTCACGATCGTCGGAGACTCGCCCCTCTGGGACCTGGAGCGCGCGAAGAGGTTTGCAGACACGTGTGCAGACCAGGGTGTCGCGTGGATCGAGGAGCCACTGCCGATGGATAGCTACGACGACCTAACCCGGCTCACCGATTACAGCGCCGTGCCGATTGCAGGCGGGGAACTTCACAGCTCCGGCCTGCCTGAAATCAGGATGATGATCGAGCGCCGGTGTTACGACATCTTTCAGCCCGACGCCGTCTTCGCCGGCGGCATCGCTCAGACGGCGGAGATCATCCGGGAGGTGCGGGAGCACGGTCTCGCCTACTCGCCTCACACCTGGACCAACGGCATCGGTTTCGCGGTCAATCTGCAACTCTTTGCCGCCAGCGGCTTCACCGGTGAGCGAGAGCTCGAATACCCGCTGGCACCCCCGGGTTGGACGGTCGAGGCGCGCGACGGCATCCTGGAGGAACCGTTCCACCACGACCAGGGAACTCTCGAAACACCGAAATCACCAGGTCTCGGCATCACGATCGATCGCAAGGCTCTCGGCCGCTGGGGCACACGCTTTTTCGTCATGGACCGTAAGCGCCTGATCTGGTTTTCGCTCAGACACCGTGGCATCAAGGCATCGAAGGAGATCGACCGGGAACGGCGTCGACGGATTGCCCGGTCGACACCCTGA